In the genome of Drosophila yakuba strain Tai18E2 chromosome 3R, Prin_Dyak_Tai18E2_2.1, whole genome shotgun sequence, one region contains:
- the LOC6536515 gene encoding DNA-binding protein RFX2 isoform X6, protein MHSRYGFDCQTRHYQHHHQQQHHQHHHHHHHHPTPPCSIPLESPPTPPVISPSAAAAVAYSNLLEKCRCKQSVATNPVPAPPAQLQLQLHHHHHHHHHQTFVASASATSYSNCSGIGLGSRTGSGSGSVSASGSGTGSSPSASTLANSACASATNISGGSTSTTMYHHHHRRHNNLSYCGVSGQEQNYQVQYVDSELYHSNSSQTQMTYPFCPVGDYQGNGQTAYYSTTGQYGATSSAGGSSNGAHSTTLPYLVPVEEGILLNGSAHSLSQSQSQSQSHGRDSPHSLTEVAYIQEAQSTPQTPTSTTTTHSASGGSLGTGGGGASPDSDQSALGSSNKIASATIKWLSRNYETADGVSLPRSTLYNHYMQHCSEHKLEPVNAASFGKLIRSVFSGLRTRRLGTRGNSKYHYYGIRIKPGSLLNSQAMDDKQMLAAGYGPSSDGSGGPGSGPLVSVTSSTAGQLAGSNGLGGGHGQRHSGGTKKHTFKPETYEACIQYIGDGTSALPSFPPIELNHSFNSELTLEDVDTFRALYREHCESFLDAVLNLEFNTVEFLLRDFWRASDNNNLDECEEEKYLSKTKLYLLCHCAEVQKFVREVDYQFYQNTVDVIIPDVLRSIPNALTQAIRNFAKNLEIWLCESMLGVPEQLAQIKTSAVSAFCQTLRRYTSLNHLAQAARAVLQNGAQISQMLSDLNRVDFHNVQEQAAWVSQCAPAVVQRLESDFKAALQQQSSLEQWASWLQLVVESAMEEYNGKPTYARAARQFLLKWSFYSSMIIRDLTLRSASSFGSFHLIRLLFDEYMFYLVEHKIAEAQDKTAIAVICERMKKDMDFEFECQFAYITSDAEHQTTPSSASSGGDVGNEAKRLKQE, encoded by the exons ATGCATTCGCGGTACGGCTTTGACTGCCAGACGCGCCACtaccaacaccaccaccagcagcagcaccaccagcaccaccaccaccaccaccaccacccaaccCCGCCGTGCAGCATTCCGTTGGAGTCGCCGCCAACGCCGCCAGTGATCAGTCCCAGCGCCGCTGCTGCCGTGGCCTACTCGAATCTCCTGGAGAAGTGCCGTTGCAAGCAATCCGTGGCCACCAATCCCGTTCCAGCTCCACCCGCCCAGCTCCAATTGCAGttgcaccaccatcatcaccaccatcaccaccagaCCTTCGTGGCCAGCGCCAGTGCAACCAGCTACAGCAACTGTTCCGGCATTGGATTGGGTTCGAGAacgggatcgggatcgggatcggtATCGGCATCGGGAAGTGGCACCGGATCCTCTCCATCCGCTTCCACGTTGGCCAACTCCGCTTGTGCCAGCGCAACGAACATTTCGGGGGGatccaccagcaccaccatgtaccaccaccaccatcggCGCCACAATAACTTGTCCTACTGCGGTG TTTCGGGCCAGGAGCAGAACTACCAAGTGCAATATGTGGACTCAGAGCTGTACCACAGCAACTCCAGCCAGACGCAAAT GACGTACCCATTCTGCCCGGTGGGGGACTACCAGGGCAATGGCCAGACGGCCTACTACTCGACTACGGGTCAGTACGGAGCCACCTCGTCGGCCGGAGGCTCCTCGAATGGGGCGCACTCCACGACGCTGCCGTACCTGGTGCCCGTGGAGGAGGGCATCCTCCTCAATGGCTCCGCACACTCGctgtcgcagtcgcagtcacaGTCGCAGTCGCATGGACGCGATTCGCCGCACAGCCTGACG GAGGTCGCGTACATCCAGGAGGCGCAGAGCACGCCCCAGACGCCCACCTCGACGACCACAACCCACTCGGCTAGCGGCGGCAGCCTGGGAACGGGCGGCGGAGGCGCCTCCCCGGATTCCGACCAGAGTGCGctcggcagcagcaacaagattGCCTCGGCAACG ATCAAGTGGCTGTCGCGCAACTACGAAACGGCGGATGGGGTGAGCCTGCCCAGAAGCACGCTGTACAACCATTACATGCAGCACTGCAGCGAGCACAAGCTGGAACCCGTGAATGCGGCCAGCTTCGGCAAGCTGATACGTTCCGTGTTCTCCGGACTGCGCACACGTCGCCTGGGCACGCGCGGCAACTCCAAGTACCACTACTATGGCATCCGCATCAAGCCCGGCTCGCTCCTAAACAGCCAGGCGATGGACGACAAGCAGATGCTGGCCGCCGGCTACGGACCATCCTCGGACGGATCCGGCGGACCGGGCAGCGGACCCTTGGTTAGCGTCACCAGCAGCACCGCCGGACAGCTGGCCGGCTCCAATGGATTGGGCGGTGGCCATGGCCAGCGGCACAGCGGCGGCACCAAGAAGCACACCTTCAAGCCGGAGACCTACGAGGCGTGCATTCAg TACATCGGCGATGGAACCAGTGCCCTGCCCTCGTTTCCGCCCATCGAGCTGAACCACAGTTTCAACAGCGAACTGACTCTGGAGGACGTGGACACCTTCCGTGCGCTGTACCGTGAGCACTGCGAGTCCTTCCTGGACGCCGTGCTCAATCTGGAGTTCAACACCGTGGAGTTCCTGCTGCGCGACTTCTGGCGGgccagcgacaacaacaatcTGGACGAGTGCGAGGAGGAGAAGTATCTGAGCAAGACGAAGCTGTATCTGTTGTGCCACTGCGCAGAAGTGCAGAAGTTCGTGCGAGAG GTGGACTATCAGTTCTACCAGAACACCGTCGATGTCATCATACCAGATGTGCTCCGCTCCATACCGAACGCCCTGACCCAGGCCATTAGGAACTTCGCCAAGAACCTGGAGATCTGGCTGTGCGAGAGCATGCTGGGCGTGCCGGAGCAGCTTGCCCAGATCAAGACCAGTGCCGTCTCGGCCTTCTGCCAAACGCTGCGGCGCTACACCTCGCTGAATCACCTGGCGCAGGCGGCTCGAGCAGTGCTCCAGAATGGCGCCCAGATCTCCCAGATGCTAAGCGATCTCAATCGCGTCGACTTTCACAATGTGCAG GAGCAAGCTGCCTGGGTGAGTCAGTGTGCGCCCGCCGTGGTCCAGCGCCTGGAGAGCGACTTCAAGGCCGctctgcagcagcagagctCCCTGGAGCAGTGGGCCAGCTGGCTGCAACTGGTGGTGGAGTCGGCCATGGAGGAGTACAACGGGAAGCCGACTTATGCCAGAGCCGCCCGCCAGTTCCTGCTGAAGTGGAGCTTTTACAGCTCCATGATCATACGGGACCTGACACTGAGATCCGCATCTAGTTTCGGCAGCTTCCACCTGATTCGCCTGCTGTTCGATGAGTACATGTTCTACCTGGTGGAGCACAAAATCGCCGAGGCACAAGACAAAACCGCCATTGCGGTTATCTGCGAAAGAATG AAAAAGGACATGGACTTTGAGTTCGAGTGCCAGTTCGCCTACATCACCAGCGACGCGGAGCACCAGACGACTCCGAGCTCGGCCAGCAGCGGAGGCGACGTGGGCAACGAGGCGAAGCGACTGAAGCAGGAATGA
- the LOC6536515 gene encoding DNA-binding protein RFX2 isoform X3, protein MTTRLAPQRQFIISTRSAIVDATSPPEDSVEEQQQLTVEVESATTGLTGGSTTNSTTSPPPHAEQFEFCTEDGVVVSATLEDVMTQVKLLPLLQNCQLLQKKLVDEDDDSTGAGATGAEQLEVIRVVLPMDAEDSSSDAHLHGHVVNSSSDTMGTITTTEPNGTTVTHSIPIHSMADLEAIKDGVDLAQQVANGQVTVVQTTEDDDGTPFITVTVSGQEQNYQVQYVDSELYHSNSSQTQMTYPFCPVGDYQGNGQTAYYSTTGQYGATSSAGGSSNGAHSTTLPYLVPVEEGILLNGSAHSLSQSQSQSQSHGRDSPHSLTEVAYIQEAQSTPQTPTSTTTTHSASGGSLGTGGGGASPDSDQSALGSSNKIASATIKWLSRNYETADGVSLPRSTLYNHYMQHCSEHKLEPVNAASFGKLIRSVFSGLRTRRLGTRGNSKYHYYGIRIKPGSLLNSQAMDDKQMLAAGYGPSSDGSGGPGSGPLVSVTSSTAGQLAGSNGLGGGHGQRHSGGTKKHTFKPETYEACIQYIGDGTSALPSFPPIELNHSFNSELTLEDVDTFRALYREHCESFLDAVLNLEFNTVEFLLRDFWRASDNNNLDECEEEKYLSKTKLYLLCHCAEVQKFVREVDYQFYQNTVDVIIPDVLRSIPNALTQAIRNFAKNLEIWLCESMLGVPEQLAQIKTSAVSAFCQTLRRYTSLNHLAQAARAVLQNGAQISQMLSDLNRVDFHNVQEQAAWVSQCAPAVVQRLESDFKAALQQQSSLEQWASWLQLVVESAMEEYNGKPTYARAARQFLLKWSFYSSMIIRDLTLRSASSFGSFHLIRLLFDEYMFYLVEHKIAEAQDKTAIAVICERMKKDMDFEFECQFAYITSDAEHQTTPSSASSGGDVGNEAKRLKQE, encoded by the exons ATGACCACACGCCTGGCACCGCAGCGCCAGTTCATCATCTCGACGCGCTCCGCCATCGTGGATGCCACCTCGCCACCAGAGGACTcagtggaggagcagcagcagctgaccGTCGAGGTGGAGAGCGCCACCACCGGACTCACGGGGGGCAGCACCACCAATAGCACCACATCGCCACCGCCGCATGCCGAGCAGTTCGAGTTCTGCACGGAGGATGGAGTCGTTGTCTCCGCCACACTGGAGGATGTCATGACACAG GTAAAGCTTCTCCCCCTCTTGCAGAACTGCCAGCTCTTGCAGAAGAAACTAGtcgacgaggacgacgatTCGACGGGAGCAGGAGCAACCGGTGCCGAGCAGCTGGAGGTCATCCGCGTCGTGCTGCCCATGGATGCCGAGGACTCGAGCAGCGATGCCCATCTGCATGGGCATGTGgtgaacagcagcagcgacaccATGGGCACCATTACCACCACGGAGCCGAATGGAACCACCGTGACCCACTCCATACCCATTCACAGCATGGCCGATCTGGAGGCGATCAAGGATGGCGTCGATCTCGCCCAGCAAGTGGCCAATGGCCAGGTGACCGTGGTCCAGACCACCGAGGATGACGATGGAACGCCCTTCATCACTGTGACGG TTTCGGGCCAGGAGCAGAACTACCAAGTGCAATATGTGGACTCAGAGCTGTACCACAGCAACTCCAGCCAGACGCAAAT GACGTACCCATTCTGCCCGGTGGGGGACTACCAGGGCAATGGCCAGACGGCCTACTACTCGACTACGGGTCAGTACGGAGCCACCTCGTCGGCCGGAGGCTCCTCGAATGGGGCGCACTCCACGACGCTGCCGTACCTGGTGCCCGTGGAGGAGGGCATCCTCCTCAATGGCTCCGCACACTCGctgtcgcagtcgcagtcacaGTCGCAGTCGCATGGACGCGATTCGCCGCACAGCCTGACG GAGGTCGCGTACATCCAGGAGGCGCAGAGCACGCCCCAGACGCCCACCTCGACGACCACAACCCACTCGGCTAGCGGCGGCAGCCTGGGAACGGGCGGCGGAGGCGCCTCCCCGGATTCCGACCAGAGTGCGctcggcagcagcaacaagattGCCTCGGCAACG ATCAAGTGGCTGTCGCGCAACTACGAAACGGCGGATGGGGTGAGCCTGCCCAGAAGCACGCTGTACAACCATTACATGCAGCACTGCAGCGAGCACAAGCTGGAACCCGTGAATGCGGCCAGCTTCGGCAAGCTGATACGTTCCGTGTTCTCCGGACTGCGCACACGTCGCCTGGGCACGCGCGGCAACTCCAAGTACCACTACTATGGCATCCGCATCAAGCCCGGCTCGCTCCTAAACAGCCAGGCGATGGACGACAAGCAGATGCTGGCCGCCGGCTACGGACCATCCTCGGACGGATCCGGCGGACCGGGCAGCGGACCCTTGGTTAGCGTCACCAGCAGCACCGCCGGACAGCTGGCCGGCTCCAATGGATTGGGCGGTGGCCATGGCCAGCGGCACAGCGGCGGCACCAAGAAGCACACCTTCAAGCCGGAGACCTACGAGGCGTGCATTCAg TACATCGGCGATGGAACCAGTGCCCTGCCCTCGTTTCCGCCCATCGAGCTGAACCACAGTTTCAACAGCGAACTGACTCTGGAGGACGTGGACACCTTCCGTGCGCTGTACCGTGAGCACTGCGAGTCCTTCCTGGACGCCGTGCTCAATCTGGAGTTCAACACCGTGGAGTTCCTGCTGCGCGACTTCTGGCGGgccagcgacaacaacaatcTGGACGAGTGCGAGGAGGAGAAGTATCTGAGCAAGACGAAGCTGTATCTGTTGTGCCACTGCGCAGAAGTGCAGAAGTTCGTGCGAGAG GTGGACTATCAGTTCTACCAGAACACCGTCGATGTCATCATACCAGATGTGCTCCGCTCCATACCGAACGCCCTGACCCAGGCCATTAGGAACTTCGCCAAGAACCTGGAGATCTGGCTGTGCGAGAGCATGCTGGGCGTGCCGGAGCAGCTTGCCCAGATCAAGACCAGTGCCGTCTCGGCCTTCTGCCAAACGCTGCGGCGCTACACCTCGCTGAATCACCTGGCGCAGGCGGCTCGAGCAGTGCTCCAGAATGGCGCCCAGATCTCCCAGATGCTAAGCGATCTCAATCGCGTCGACTTTCACAATGTGCAG GAGCAAGCTGCCTGGGTGAGTCAGTGTGCGCCCGCCGTGGTCCAGCGCCTGGAGAGCGACTTCAAGGCCGctctgcagcagcagagctCCCTGGAGCAGTGGGCCAGCTGGCTGCAACTGGTGGTGGAGTCGGCCATGGAGGAGTACAACGGGAAGCCGACTTATGCCAGAGCCGCCCGCCAGTTCCTGCTGAAGTGGAGCTTTTACAGCTCCATGATCATACGGGACCTGACACTGAGATCCGCATCTAGTTTCGGCAGCTTCCACCTGATTCGCCTGCTGTTCGATGAGTACATGTTCTACCTGGTGGAGCACAAAATCGCCGAGGCACAAGACAAAACCGCCATTGCGGTTATCTGCGAAAGAATG AAAAAGGACATGGACTTTGAGTTCGAGTGCCAGTTCGCCTACATCACCAGCGACGCGGAGCACCAGACGACTCCGAGCTCGGCCAGCAGCGGAGGCGACGTGGGCAACGAGGCGAAGCGACTGAAGCAGGAATGA